The Helianthus annuus cultivar XRQ/B chromosome 16, HanXRQr2.0-SUNRISE, whole genome shotgun sequence genome includes a window with the following:
- the LOC110915019 gene encoding uncharacterized protein LOC110915019, with amino-acid sequence METKEFNYVQVIFDTKEPKSTMKANPRRYTDPFLADKENDKVNLWKCDKVNFATNVEDEKFEKSVEPSIDPAGSLEKAEELYIDKNVTECQLHVVKDICVDEGLSHGEKIECGKEHHELSCSPIAVNEDKHDENIVDDVGAHLIPSNCASDKITSFVETNIVESSESCGPENAMQNGEEKLDSGSNSSNNSVKIRESPINDINDVDQQLSEVHSIGSEAKEPNKTSQTIDISSEIKTEENTISNSDNVKLATVNVPLEPLLEAPIAPDHHDMNPNNITVAPRGGGEASFSLAGLITYSGPITTSGSISHRSDGSNSSVRSFAFPILHNEWNSSPVRMERMDERQAPKHRGWRQSLMCCRF; translated from the exons ATGGAGACAAAAGAGTTTAATTATGTCCAAG TGATATTTGACACAAAAGAACCAAAATCGACCATGAAAGCGAATCCTAGAAGATATACCGACCCCTTCTTAGCTGATAAGGAGAACGACAAAGTCAACTTGTGgaaatgcgataaagtcaacttCGCTACTAATGTTGAAGATGAGAAGTTCGAAAAGTCAGTAGAACCTTCTATTGATCCGGCAGGGTCCTTAGAGAAGGCGGAAGAATTGTACATTGATAAAAATGTGACAGAATGTCAACTGCATGTTGTTAAGGATATATGTGTGGATGAGGGACTATCTCATGGGGAAAAGATCGAGTGTGGTAAGGAACACCATGAGTTATCATGCAGCCCTATTGCTGTTAATGAAGATAAACATGATGAGAATATTGTTGATGATGTTGGTGCTCACTTGATACCTTCTAATTGTGCCTCTGATAAGATAACGTCGTTTGTAGAAACTAATATTGTCGAGAGCAGCGAAAGTTGCGGTCCTGAGAATGCAATGCAGAATGGTGAAGAGAAATTAGATTCGGGTTCTAATTCATCGAATAACTCCGTCAAAATCCGTGAGTCGCCTATCAACGATATCAATGATGTTGATCAACAACTTTCTGAG GTACATAGCATTGGATCTGAAGCTAAAGAACCAAACAAAACCAGCCAAACCATTGACATATCAAGCGAAATCAAGACAGAGGAAAACACCATTTCAAATTCTGACAATGTGAAACTAGCAACCGTTAACGTCCCTCTTGAGCCACTGCTAGAAGCACCCATTGCACCCGACCACCATGACATGAATCCAAATAACATCACAGTTGCGCCACGTGGCGGTGGCGAGGCAAGTTTCTCCTTAGCAGGACTAATAACATACTCCGGGCCTATTACAACTTCTGGTAGCATATCTCATCGATCAGATGGCAGCAACAGTAGTGTCAGATCCTTTGCCTTTCCCAT ATTACACAACGAGTGGAACAGCAGTCCCGTAAGAATGGAAAGAATGGACGAGAGACAGGCGCCAAAACATAGGGGATGGAGGCAAAGCCTTATGTGCTGTAGATTCTAA